One window from the genome of Rufibacter tibetensis encodes:
- a CDS encoding MFS transporter encodes MQQTTQTAIVQEKIGGYRWTICALLFFATTVNYLDRQVLSLLQPLLAEKFGWSNTDYANIAAVFQFTYAISMLFAGRIIDKLGTKTGYAWALIIWSLAAILHAYAEPLGRAVSPIFTTIGFTGLSVSVLGFMVARAFLGFGESGNFPAAIKATAEYFPKKERSLATGIFNSGSNVGAILAPLTVPWIASHLGWEYTFFIIGAVGFLWLFFWFIFYETPEKQKRMSAPERAYITSDSEPVLEQDAPAAAEKVSWFSLLKFKQTWAFVFGKFMTDGVWWFFLFWLPAYLKAQYGLTGTEVMLPLSVLYSMTMVGSIFGGWFPMYFIKKGYNPYEGRMRAMFVIALFPLVVLAAQPLGDISFWFPVILIGVGASAHQAWSANIFTTVSDMFPKKTVASVTGIGGMAGGIGGVVVTKVGGYLFDHYDKLGHIETGYTIMFAFCAVAYMTAWLVMKSLVPKMKPVNL; translated from the coding sequence ATGCAACAAACCACACAAACGGCCATTGTTCAGGAAAAGATTGGGGGATACAGGTGGACCATCTGTGCCCTCCTGTTTTTCGCCACCACGGTCAACTACCTTGACCGGCAGGTACTCAGTCTGCTGCAGCCACTGCTAGCGGAGAAATTCGGATGGTCTAACACAGATTACGCCAACATTGCGGCGGTATTCCAGTTCACCTACGCCATTTCCATGCTGTTCGCAGGCCGGATCATTGACAAACTAGGCACCAAAACAGGGTATGCCTGGGCCTTGATCATCTGGTCATTAGCAGCTATCCTGCACGCGTACGCCGAGCCCCTGGGCAGAGCCGTAAGTCCGATATTCACTACCATTGGGTTTACCGGCCTCTCCGTATCCGTGCTGGGTTTCATGGTAGCCAGGGCTTTCCTGGGTTTTGGGGAATCTGGTAACTTTCCGGCGGCTATCAAGGCCACGGCAGAATACTTCCCTAAGAAAGAGCGCTCGCTGGCCACCGGTATCTTCAACTCCGGTTCTAACGTAGGAGCTATCCTTGCCCCCTTAACTGTTCCCTGGATTGCCTCGCACTTAGGTTGGGAATACACCTTCTTTATTATTGGGGCCGTTGGGTTCCTGTGGCTGTTCTTCTGGTTTATTTTCTATGAAACGCCTGAAAAACAGAAAAGAATGTCGGCCCCTGAGAGAGCCTACATCACCAGTGACAGCGAACCGGTTCTGGAGCAAGACGCCCCTGCTGCAGCGGAGAAAGTTTCCTGGTTCAGCCTGCTTAAATTCAAGCAAACCTGGGCCTTCGTTTTCGGGAAGTTCATGACCGATGGGGTATGGTGGTTTTTCCTTTTCTGGTTACCTGCTTACCTGAAAGCACAGTACGGCCTCACTGGTACAGAAGTAATGCTTCCTTTAAGTGTGCTGTATAGCATGACCATGGTGGGTAGTATCTTCGGGGGTTGGTTCCCCATGTATTTCATCAAGAAAGGCTACAATCCATACGAAGGACGGATGCGTGCCATGTTTGTGATTGCGCTTTTCCCTTTGGTCGTGTTGGCGGCACAGCCTTTAGGTGATATCAGTTTCTGGTTCCCGGTAATCCTGATCGGGGTTGGCGCCTCTGCGCACCAGGCCTGGAGCGCGAACATCTTCACCACTGTGTCAGACATGTTCCCGAAGAAAACCGTTGCCTCAGTGACGGGTATTGGAGGAATGGCCGGCGGTATTGGCGGCGTGGTCGTGACCAAAGTAGGTGGTTACCTGTTTGACCATTATGACAAACTGGGCCACATAGAGACGGGCTACACAATCATGTTCGCATTCTGTGCTGTAGCCTATATGACAGCCTGGCTTGTGATGAAGTCTTTAGTTCCTAAAATGAAGCCCGTGAACCTATAA
- a CDS encoding tagaturonate reductase: protein MQPLNRNTAQISQSRPTKVIQFGEGNFLRGFVDWMIDLLNEKTDFNGNVEIIQPLDKGIYQLLNQQDGLYHVVLEGIQEGQTVQEKRLITCVNNSHSPYADYEQYLQLGENPDLEFVISNTTEAGIAFDPADASFETTPNSFPGKLTALLYRRFTHFNGAQDKALTIIPCELIDKNGENLRTTVLQFAEHWNLTADFTNWIQNDTIFCNTLVDRIVPGFPKDTIKEIQQELGFEDTLVVKAEPFHLWVIEAPESVAKALPTEQAGLQVKFVDDLTPYRTRKVRILNGAHTALVPVAYLQGLRTVRESVDDETAGTFIKEAIFEEIIPTLDLSAEELNQFAKDVIERFQNPFIHHELLSISLNSVSKYKVRVLPSVLEYHKRKGQLPQRLLRSLAALILFYKGEYNGEQIPLNDTPEVLDFFKAAWQKGSAKETVQAVLSNQDFWGTDLTQVEGLQALVTKELEAFQSQEQLKTA from the coding sequence ATGCAACCACTCAACCGAAATACCGCCCAGATCTCGCAAAGCAGACCCACCAAAGTAATACAGTTTGGCGAAGGAAACTTCCTGCGGGGCTTCGTGGATTGGATGATTGATCTCCTAAACGAAAAAACCGACTTTAACGGGAACGTGGAAATCATTCAGCCGCTGGACAAGGGCATCTACCAGTTGTTAAATCAGCAGGACGGCCTGTACCATGTGGTACTGGAAGGTATTCAGGAAGGCCAGACGGTGCAGGAAAAACGGTTGATTACCTGCGTAAACAACTCCCATAGCCCTTACGCTGACTATGAGCAGTACCTGCAATTGGGAGAAAACCCAGACCTGGAGTTTGTCATCTCCAACACCACAGAGGCTGGTATCGCGTTTGATCCCGCCGATGCTTCTTTTGAGACCACGCCCAACTCTTTCCCCGGAAAATTAACGGCCTTGCTGTATCGTCGTTTTACGCATTTCAACGGCGCCCAGGACAAAGCTTTGACTATTATCCCGTGTGAACTGATTGATAAAAATGGCGAGAACCTGCGCACTACTGTGCTGCAGTTTGCAGAGCACTGGAATTTAACGGCCGATTTCACCAACTGGATCCAAAACGACACCATCTTCTGCAACACCTTGGTAGACCGCATTGTACCGGGCTTCCCGAAGGATACGATCAAAGAAATTCAGCAGGAACTGGGCTTTGAAGACACCCTGGTAGTAAAGGCTGAGCCGTTCCACTTATGGGTGATTGAAGCACCAGAATCAGTGGCTAAGGCCTTACCAACCGAGCAAGCTGGTTTGCAGGTGAAGTTTGTAGACGACCTGACCCCTTACAGAACCCGTAAAGTGCGCATCCTGAACGGCGCCCACACTGCATTGGTACCAGTAGCCTACCTGCAAGGCTTGCGCACCGTGCGTGAATCAGTAGATGACGAAACCGCAGGTACCTTCATCAAGGAAGCCATTTTTGAGGAAATCATCCCAACCCTTGATCTTTCTGCAGAAGAACTAAACCAGTTCGCGAAGGATGTGATTGAGCGTTTCCAGAACCCGTTTATCCACCACGAACTGCTTTCCATTTCCCTGAACTCCGTGTCTAAATACAAGGTGCGGGTATTGCCTTCAGTGCTGGAGTACCACAAACGTAAAGGCCAGTTGCCACAGCGTTTACTCCGCTCTCTTGCTGCTTTAATCCTGTTCTACAAAGGAGAGTACAACGGCGAGCAGATTCCATTGAATGACACGCCAGAAGTACTGGACTTCTTCAAAGCAGCTTGGCAAAAAGGATCTGCCAAGGAAACCGTACAGGCAGTGTTGTCCAACCAGGATTTCTGGGGAACCGACCTCACGCAAGTAGAAGGTTTACAGGCACTGGTAACCAAAGAACTGGAAGCCTTTCAAAGCCAGGAGCAGCTTAAAACAGCCTAA
- a CDS encoding sugar kinase, translated as MAAGKVLSFGELLLRICPDGDGQWLGENKLPFFVGGAELNVATALALWGVPSAYLTALPENFISEQLIGYMQDRQIDTSPVVMQGERVGLYYLPKGKDLKNAGVIYDRAGSAYADLTPGTINWDAVFEGVSWFHFSAICPAINQNVADVCEEALKAASERNIFISLDLNYRAKLWKYGKDPVEVMPALATYCDLIMGNVWAANKMLGMPLQEELVADIEKEKLLQHATLTSEAILKEFPKCKIVANTFRFDHGTKGIRYFTTLYTQGELHVSQEYVVDQILDKVGSGDCFMGGLIYGFYHQRSPKETLEFATAAAFKKLFIESDATTTTVAEIEETIREYAN; from the coding sequence ATGGCTGCAGGGAAAGTCTTATCGTTTGGAGAACTGCTCCTGAGAATCTGCCCCGATGGCGACGGCCAGTGGCTCGGCGAAAACAAGCTGCCGTTCTTCGTAGGCGGTGCTGAACTGAACGTGGCCACAGCCCTCGCGCTTTGGGGCGTTCCCTCGGCGTACCTGACGGCGCTGCCTGAGAACTTCATCTCAGAGCAGTTGATAGGTTACATGCAGGACCGGCAGATCGACACCAGCCCGGTAGTGATGCAGGGCGAACGCGTGGGGCTTTACTACCTTCCTAAGGGAAAAGACCTCAAAAACGCCGGTGTCATCTATGACCGCGCAGGTTCGGCGTACGCCGATCTGACGCCCGGCACCATCAACTGGGATGCCGTTTTTGAAGGCGTGAGCTGGTTCCATTTCAGTGCCATCTGCCCCGCTATCAACCAGAACGTGGCCGATGTTTGTGAAGAAGCCCTGAAAGCGGCCTCAGAGCGGAACATCTTCATTTCCCTGGATTTGAACTACCGCGCCAAGCTGTGGAAGTACGGCAAAGATCCGGTAGAGGTGATGCCAGCGTTGGCTACTTATTGTGACCTGATCATGGGCAATGTATGGGCCGCTAACAAGATGTTGGGCATGCCGCTGCAGGAAGAACTTGTAGCTGATATTGAGAAAGAAAAGCTGTTACAGCATGCCACGCTCACCTCAGAAGCCATCCTGAAAGAATTCCCTAAATGTAAAATAGTAGCCAACACCTTCCGTTTTGATCATGGAACAAAAGGCATCCGCTATTTTACCACCTTGTACACGCAAGGCGAACTGCATGTTTCCCAAGAATATGTGGTAGACCAGATCCTGGACAAAGTAGGCAGCGGCGACTGCTTCATGGGTGGGTTGATTTACGGGTTCTACCACCAGCGGTCTCCTAAGGAAACGCTGGAGTTTGCCACCGCGGCAGCCTTCAAGAAATTATTCATTGAGAGCGACGCAACCACCACCACGGTAGCCGAGATTGAAGAAACTATTAGAGAATATGCCAACTAA
- the uxaC gene encoding glucuronate isomerase, producing the protein MSFLDDNFLLQTKTAQTLYHEHAKHMPIIDYHCHLNPEDIANDRTFKNLTQIWLEGDHYKWRAMRTNGIPERFCTGDADDYEKFEKWAQTVPYTMRNPLYHWTHMELKRPFGIEKVLNPESAREIYDAATAMLQTPEFSVRGILKKMNVVTICTTDDPIDSLEHHQKIAADDFGIKVLPTFRPDKAMAIEDAGYLTYLQKLEAASGVSIGSYQNLLEALQQSHDFFHAQGGRLSDHGLETIYTEEYTDQEIAQIFEKALQKQALTQDEVLKFKSAMLIELALMDHAKGWTQQFHLGALRNNNTRMMRELGADTGFDSIGDFDVARPLSRFMDKLDNSNQLAKTILYNLNPSQNELYATMIGNFNDGSTPGKIQYGSAWWFLDQKQGMEEQMNALSNMGLLSRFVGMLTDSRSFLSYPRHEYFRRILCNMLGNDVENGELPASEMAWLGQMVENICYNNAKNYFNF; encoded by the coding sequence ATGTCATTTTTAGACGATAACTTCTTACTCCAGACCAAGACGGCCCAGACGTTGTATCATGAGCATGCCAAACACATGCCCATCATTGACTACCACTGCCACCTGAACCCGGAGGACATAGCTAACGATAGAACTTTCAAGAACCTGACCCAAATCTGGCTGGAGGGCGACCATTACAAGTGGCGTGCCATGCGGACCAACGGCATTCCAGAGCGGTTCTGCACCGGCGATGCCGACGACTACGAGAAGTTTGAGAAGTGGGCCCAGACCGTTCCTTACACCATGCGGAATCCTTTGTACCATTGGACCCACATGGAGCTGAAAAGACCGTTCGGGATTGAGAAGGTTCTGAACCCGGAGAGCGCCCGTGAAATCTATGACGCCGCTACCGCCATGCTGCAAACGCCTGAGTTCAGCGTGCGCGGCATCCTGAAGAAGATGAACGTGGTGACCATCTGCACCACCGATGACCCAATTGATAGCCTGGAGCACCACCAGAAGATTGCCGCTGATGACTTCGGCATCAAAGTGCTGCCAACCTTCCGTCCAGATAAGGCCATGGCCATTGAGGACGCGGGATATTTAACGTACCTGCAGAAACTGGAAGCCGCCTCTGGCGTTTCCATCGGAAGTTACCAGAACCTGTTAGAGGCGCTTCAGCAAAGCCACGACTTCTTCCACGCCCAGGGCGGACGCTTGTCTGACCACGGTTTGGAAACCATCTACACCGAAGAATACACCGACCAGGAGATTGCCCAGATTTTTGAGAAAGCACTGCAGAAACAGGCGCTGACGCAAGACGAGGTACTGAAATTCAAATCAGCCATGCTGATTGAGTTGGCGTTGATGGACCACGCCAAAGGCTGGACCCAACAGTTCCACTTAGGTGCGCTCCGCAACAATAACACCCGCATGATGCGTGAACTAGGCGCTGATACCGGGTTTGACTCCATTGGTGATTTTGACGTAGCCCGTCCGCTGTCCCGCTTCATGGATAAGCTGGACAACTCCAACCAACTGGCCAAAACTATACTGTACAACCTGAACCCGAGCCAGAATGAGCTGTACGCTACTATGATTGGGAATTTCAACGACGGTAGTACGCCGGGTAAAATCCAGTACGGATCGGCCTGGTGGTTCCTGGATCAGAAACAAGGTATGGAAGAGCAAATGAACGCACTTTCCAACATGGGCTTACTGAGCCGCTTCGTAGGGATGTTGACCGACTCCCGCAGCTTCCTCTCCTACCCGCGCCATGAGTATTTCAGAAGAATTCTGTGCAATATGCTGGGCAATGACGTGGAGAACGGCGAACTGCCAGCTTCTGAAATGGCTTGGTTAGGCCAAATGGTGGAGAACATCTGCTACAATAACGCTAAAAACTACTTCAACTTCTAA
- the kduI gene encoding 5-dehydro-4-deoxy-D-glucuronate isomerase — translation MSIHHTTRHAIHPSDFKGYDTTKVRQEFLIENLFQEDSIQMTYTLYDRLIVGGVHPVKGPVRLDTFPTLRSENFLDRREIGIINVSSDSTITVDGEEISLKNKEALYIGKGVKEVLFHPAPNGADTRFYFNSAPAHHTYPTKKVQLSEAETVELGTPETANARTIRKVLINSVVETCQLQMGVTELKTGSVWNTMPAHTHDRRMEAYFYFEVPQDQTVCHFLGEPQETRHIWVQNQQAVLSPPWSIHSGAGTSNYTFIWGMAGENLDYNDMDKVATTDLK, via the coding sequence ATGAGCATACACCATACAACACGGCATGCCATCCACCCCTCAGATTTTAAGGGCTATGACACCACAAAAGTGCGTCAGGAATTCTTGATTGAGAACCTCTTCCAGGAAGATTCTATCCAAATGACTTACACCTTGTATGACCGGTTGATAGTAGGTGGAGTGCACCCAGTAAAAGGTCCTGTACGCCTGGATACATTCCCTACCCTGCGCTCAGAGAATTTCTTAGACAGACGGGAGATTGGCATTATCAACGTTTCCTCTGACAGCACTATTACAGTAGACGGTGAGGAAATTTCACTAAAGAACAAAGAGGCTTTATACATAGGTAAAGGCGTAAAGGAGGTTCTCTTCCACCCTGCCCCTAACGGTGCCGACACCCGGTTCTATTTCAACTCTGCTCCGGCCCACCACACATACCCTACCAAGAAGGTTCAGCTAAGCGAAGCCGAGACGGTAGAATTAGGCACCCCGGAAACGGCAAATGCCAGAACCATCAGAAAAGTATTGATCAACTCAGTGGTAGAAACCTGCCAGTTGCAGATGGGTGTAACCGAATTGAAAACCGGTAGCGTCTGGAACACCATGCCAGCCCACACCCACGACCGCCGTATGGAGGCTTACTTCTATTTTGAGGTACCCCAGGACCAGACGGTGTGCCACTTTCTGGGCGAGCCGCAGGAAACTCGCCATATCTGGGTGCAGAACCAGCAGGCAGTCCTTTCCCCACCCTGGTCCATTCACTCTGGTGCCGGAACTTCTAACTATACCTTCATTTGGGGCATGGCCGGTGAGAACCTGGATTACAATGACATGGACAAAGTAGCCACCACTGATCTTAAATAG
- a CDS encoding LacI family DNA-binding transcriptional regulator, producing MAGKPKVTIHHIAEKLNITASTVSRALNDNPRISEITKKAVLKAAKQLNYQPNNIAAALRNGKSHIIGIIVPTADRAFFASVVRGIEEIANKLNYKVIICQSYDNYEKEVQTIDALLSARVDGIIASVGKNTDNFDHYKRPQEKGIPLVLFDRTTDALEVSQVVIDDYLGAYKVVEHLIQQGCRRIAHFTSPKKVSVFKERLRGYTDALRDFGLPFEEELVIKSNLQLEDGRASMEKLLELELKPDAVFSASDYGAMGAMQVLKERKIQIPQEIALAGFGNEPFTSFSDPTLTTVDQFSLTMGRITAELFFEHFKSGDKKLVPQKTVLKPELIVRGSTLRQPK from the coding sequence ATGGCGGGTAAACCAAAGGTGACCATTCACCACATTGCGGAGAAACTCAATATCACGGCATCCACTGTATCCAGGGCGTTGAATGACAACCCCAGGATCAGTGAGATCACCAAAAAAGCAGTTTTGAAGGCAGCCAAGCAGCTGAACTATCAGCCTAATAATATTGCGGCTGCGCTAAGAAATGGCAAAAGCCACATCATTGGCATTATTGTGCCTACGGCTGACCGTGCCTTCTTTGCCTCTGTGGTGCGTGGAATTGAGGAGATCGCGAACAAGCTGAACTACAAGGTCATCATCTGCCAGTCATATGACAACTATGAGAAAGAGGTGCAAACCATTGATGCACTGCTCAGCGCCCGTGTAGACGGAATCATCGCCTCTGTTGGCAAGAATACCGATAACTTTGACCACTACAAACGCCCGCAGGAAAAAGGGATTCCGCTGGTCTTGTTTGACCGTACTACCGATGCCTTAGAGGTAAGCCAGGTAGTTATTGACGATTACCTGGGCGCCTACAAGGTTGTGGAGCACCTCATTCAGCAAGGTTGCCGGCGTATTGCTCACTTCACCAGTCCCAAAAAGGTAAGCGTTTTCAAGGAACGTCTGCGTGGGTACACCGATGCTCTTCGCGACTTTGGGCTTCCTTTTGAAGAGGAACTGGTAATCAAGAGCAACCTGCAACTGGAAGACGGACGGGCTAGCATGGAAAAACTGCTGGAGTTGGAACTAAAGCCAGACGCGGTGTTCTCAGCCTCTGACTACGGTGCCATGGGAGCCATGCAAGTACTGAAAGAACGGAAAATCCAGATACCGCAGGAGATTGCGCTGGCAGGTTTCGGGAACGAACCGTTTACCTCCTTCTCAGACCCCACCCTCACCACCGTGGACCAGTTCAGTTTAACCATGGGCCGCATCACCGCCGAACTTTTCTTTGAGCATTTCAAGTCCGGTGACAAAAAATTGGTTCCGCAGAAAACGGTTCTAAAACCAGAACTCATCGTCAGGGGCTCAACCCTCCGGCAGCCCAAATAA
- a CDS encoding bifunctional 4-hydroxy-2-oxoglutarate aldolase/2-dehydro-3-deoxy-phosphogluconate aldolase, with protein MPTKDTALQAIVNQALLPLFFYESPEVSLEIIKTLYKAGVRTLEYTNRGAAALENFTFLKNELKSYEDLHLGIGTIKTVQQANDFLKAGADYVVAPIVDAQVGNLVHEAGLLWIPGCFTPTEIHVAQQAKAALIKLFPANILGPAFLSSIKELFPGQLFIPTGGVEMEEENIRTWFKAGVCAVGMGSKLISKDILSGQQYDQLHDITQQALSLVKVSRS; from the coding sequence ATGCCAACTAAAGATACTGCCCTTCAGGCGATTGTTAACCAAGCCCTTCTGCCTTTGTTTTTCTATGAAAGCCCCGAAGTGAGCTTGGAGATCATCAAAACCCTGTACAAGGCAGGCGTGAGAACGTTGGAGTACACCAACCGCGGAGCTGCTGCGTTAGAAAACTTTACGTTTCTGAAAAATGAGCTTAAATCGTACGAAGACCTGCACTTGGGCATAGGCACCATCAAGACCGTACAACAGGCCAACGACTTCCTGAAAGCCGGCGCTGACTACGTGGTGGCTCCTATTGTAGACGCACAAGTAGGTAATCTGGTGCACGAAGCAGGTTTGCTTTGGATCCCGGGCTGCTTCACCCCTACCGAGATCCACGTAGCCCAACAGGCGAAGGCAGCGCTTATCAAGCTCTTCCCAGCAAATATCTTGGGGCCGGCTTTCCTTTCTTCTATCAAAGAATTGTTCCCTGGTCAGTTATTCATTCCAACCGGGGGCGTGGAAATGGAAGAAGAAAACATTAGAACCTGGTTTAAGGCGGGTGTTTGTGCGGTGGGCATGGGCAGCAAGCTCATCAGCAAAGACATTCTTTCTGGCCAGCAATATGACCAGTTACATGACATAACGCAGCAAGCCTTGAGCTTGGTAAAGGTAAGCCGCTCTTAG
- a CDS encoding gluconate 5-dehydrogenase encodes MTHLFDLTGKVALVTGATHGLGMAMATALGKAGATLVVNGNTPEKMEKALETYRQEGLDVKGYLFDVTNEELAKENIARIEQEVGPIAILVNNAGMIKRIPALEMEVADFRKVLDVDLTGPFIMSKQVGKYMVERRAGKIINICSMMSELGRDTVSAYAAAKGGLKMLTKNLATEWARYNVQVNGIGPGYFATEQTAPIRVDGHPFNEFIIHRTPAGRWGDPEDLAGTTVFLSSKASDFVNGQIIYVDGGILATIGKPSNEQ; translated from the coding sequence ATGACACATCTATTTGACTTAACCGGAAAAGTAGCTTTGGTCACCGGAGCCACGCATGGATTGGGAATGGCTATGGCAACCGCTTTAGGTAAGGCTGGTGCTACATTGGTAGTAAACGGCAATACTCCAGAGAAAATGGAGAAAGCACTGGAGACCTACCGCCAGGAAGGGCTAGACGTAAAAGGCTACCTGTTTGACGTCACAAACGAAGAATTAGCTAAAGAAAACATTGCGCGCATAGAGCAGGAAGTAGGCCCCATTGCCATCTTGGTCAACAACGCGGGTATGATCAAGCGCATCCCGGCATTAGAAATGGAAGTGGCGGACTTCCGGAAGGTGTTGGACGTGGACCTTACCGGTCCTTTCATCATGTCAAAGCAAGTAGGCAAGTACATGGTAGAACGCCGGGCAGGTAAAATCATCAACATCTGCTCTATGATGAGCGAACTGGGCCGCGACACCGTGAGCGCCTACGCCGCCGCTAAAGGCGGTCTGAAAATGCTCACTAAAAACCTGGCCACCGAATGGGCACGGTACAATGTGCAGGTAAACGGTATAGGACCAGGTTATTTTGCCACCGAGCAGACTGCCCCCATCAGAGTAGACGGCCATCCTTTCAATGAATTTATCATTCACCGTACCCCGGCCGGGCGCTGGGGAGATCCTGAAGATCTGGCCGGAACCACTGTGTTTCTCTCCAGCAAAGCCAGCGACTTTGTAAACGGGCAAATCATATACGTAGACGGCGGCATTCTGGCCACTATTGGAAAACCCAGCAACGAACAATAG